The following proteins come from a genomic window of Streptococcus oralis:
- a CDS encoding bifunctional Cof-type HAD-IIB family hydrolase/peptidylprolyl isomerase produces the protein MDAKLKYKAKKIKIVFFDIDDTLRTSKTGFIPATIPTVFKQLREKGILTGIASGRGIFGVVPEIQDLKPDFFVTLNGAYIEDKKGNVVYQHQIEKSDVEEYISWTKKEGIEYGLVGSHDAKLSTRTELISQAIDPIYPNLDVDPDFHEKVDIYQMWTFEDKGDSLHLPESLSDKLRMVRWHEHSSDIVPISGSKATGVAKVVEHLGLKPENVMVFGDGLNDLELFDYAGISIAMGVSHDKIKEKADYITKTIEEDGIFDALEGFGMVEKELHFPQVEIETVEGPLATIKTNHGDLRIKLFPEQAPKTVANFVALSKDGYYDGVIFHRIIKDFMIQGGDPTGTGMGGESIYGDSFEDEFSEELYNVRGALSMANAGPNTNGSQFFIVQNQHLPYSKKEIARGGWPEPIAEIYAEKGGTPHLDRRHTVFGQLVDAESFAVLDAIAAVETGAMDKPVEDVVIETIEIED, from the coding sequence ATGGATGCGAAATTAAAATACAAGGCAAAGAAGATTAAGATTGTCTTCTTTGATATTGATGACACCCTGCGTACGTCAAAGACAGGTTTTATTCCAGCTACGATTCCCACGGTTTTTAAGCAGTTGCGAGAAAAAGGGATTTTAACAGGAATCGCCTCTGGGCGTGGCATTTTTGGTGTTGTTCCAGAGATTCAAGATCTCAAGCCTGACTTTTTTGTAACTCTGAATGGTGCCTACATAGAAGATAAAAAAGGAAATGTCGTTTATCAGCATCAGATTGAGAAGTCAGATGTAGAAGAGTACATTTCTTGGACCAAAAAAGAGGGGATTGAATACGGCTTGGTTGGTAGCCATGACGCCAAACTCTCCACGCGAACAGAGTTGATCAGTCAGGCTATTGATCCGATTTATCCAAACTTAGATGTGGATCCGGATTTCCATGAAAAAGTAGATATTTATCAGATGTGGACCTTTGAAGATAAAGGAGATAGCTTGCACTTACCAGAGTCCTTATCAGATAAACTTCGCATGGTGCGTTGGCATGAACATTCATCTGATATCGTGCCGATTTCAGGATCCAAAGCAACTGGTGTGGCAAAGGTGGTAGAACATCTAGGCTTGAAACCAGAGAATGTTATGGTCTTTGGGGATGGTCTCAATGACTTGGAACTCTTTGATTATGCTGGAATCAGTATTGCTATGGGTGTTTCCCATGATAAAATTAAAGAAAAAGCAGATTATATTACAAAAACAATAGAAGAAGATGGCATTTTTGATGCCTTAGAAGGATTTGGTATGGTAGAAAAAGAATTGCATTTCCCACAAGTAGAAATTGAAACAGTAGAAGGTCCCCTTGCGACTATTAAGACAAATCACGGAGACTTGCGTATCAAGCTCTTCCCTGAACAGGCTCCCAAAACAGTGGCCAACTTTGTTGCTCTTTCAAAAGACGGTTACTATGATGGTGTCATTTTCCATCGTATTATCAAGGACTTTATGATCCAAGGTGGAGACCCAACTGGTACTGGTATGGGTGGTGAGTCAATCTACGGCGACTCTTTTGAAGATGAATTTTCAGAAGAACTTTATAATGTTCGTGGGGCTCTTTCTATGGCCAATGCTGGGCCAAATACCAATGGCAGTCAGTTCTTTATTGTGCAAAACCAACACTTGCCATACTCTAAGAAAGAGATTGCGCGTGGTGGTTGGCCTGAACCAATCGCTGAAATCTATGCAGAGAAAGGTGGAACTCCTCACCTTGACCGTCGTCACACTGTTTTTGGGCAATTGGTCGATGCAGAATCTTTTGCAGTCTTGGATGCCATTGCAGCCGTTGAAACTGGTGCTATGGACAAGCCAGTTGAAGATGTAGTTATTGAAACGATTGAAATTGAGGACTAA
- the rpsR gene encoding 30S ribosomal protein S18, which produces MAQQRRGGFKRRKKVDYIAANKIEYVDYKDTELLSRFVSERGKILPRRVTGTSAKNQRKVTTAIKRARVMALMPFVNED; this is translated from the coding sequence ATGGCTCAACAACGTCGTGGCGGATTCAAACGCCGTAAAAAAGTTGATTACATCGCAGCAAACAAAATTGAATATGTTGATTACAAAGATACTGAGCTTCTTAGCCGTTTCGTTTCAGAACGTGGGAAAATCCTTCCTCGTCGTGTAACAGGAACTTCAGCTAAAAACCAACGTAAAGTAACAACAGCTATCAAACGCGCTCGCGTAATGGCTTTGATGCCTTTCGTAAACGAAGATTAA
- the ssbA gene encoding single-stranded DNA-binding protein SsbA, which produces MINNVVLVGRMTRDAELRYTPSNVAVATFTLAVNRTFKSQNGEREADFINVVMWRQQAENLANWAKKGSLIGITGRIQTRSYDNQQGQRVYVTEVVAENFQMLESRGVREGHSGGAYSAPTAGQSAPANPVPDFSRSENPFGATNPLDISDDDLPF; this is translated from the coding sequence ATGATTAACAATGTTGTACTTGTAGGGCGTATGACTCGTGACGCTGAGTTACGCTATACCCCATCAAATGTAGCAGTTGCGACTTTTACTCTTGCAGTAAACCGTACATTCAAGAGTCAAAATGGCGAACGTGAGGCTGATTTCATCAATGTCGTTATGTGGCGCCAACAGGCTGAAAATCTTGCTAACTGGGCTAAAAAAGGCTCTCTTATCGGGATCACAGGTCGTATCCAGACTCGTAGTTACGATAACCAGCAAGGACAACGTGTCTACGTAACAGAAGTCGTGGCTGAGAATTTCCAAATGTTGGAAAGCCGCGGAGTGCGTGAAGGACATTCAGGTGGAGCTTATTCTGCACCAACTGCTGGCCAATCAGCACCTGCAAACCCAGTACCAGACTTTTCACGTTCTGAAAATCCATTTGGAGCAACCAATCCATTGGACATTTCAGATGATGATTTACCATTCTAA
- a CDS encoding DEAD/DEAH box helicase, translating to MSFTKFQFKNYIEKALEELKFTTPTEVQDKLIPIVLAGRDLVGESKTGSGKTHTFLLPIFQQLDEKSDSVQAVITAPSRELATQIYQAARQIAVHSDVEVRVVNCVGGTDKARQIEKLASNQPHIVIGTPGRIYDLVKSGDLAIHKAKTFVIDEADMTLDMGFLETVDKIAGSLPKNLQFMVFSATIPKNLQPFLKKYLSNPVMEKIKTKTVISDTIDNWLISTKGRDKNAQIYQLTQLMQPYLAMIFVNTKTRADELHAYLTAQGLKVAKIHGDIAPRERKRIMNQVKNLDFEYIVATDLAARGIDIEGVSHVINDAIPQDLSFFVHRVGRTGRNGLPGTAITLYQPSDDSDIRELEKLGIKFTPKMVKDGEFQDTYDRDRRANREKKQDKLDIEMIGLVKKKKKKVKPGYKKKIKWAVDEKRRKTKRAENRARGRAERKAKRQTF from the coding sequence ATGTCATTTACGAAATTTCAGTTTAAAAACTATATAGAAAAGGCTTTGGAGGAGTTGAAATTTACAACTCCGACAGAGGTTCAAGATAAGTTAATTCCTATTGTCTTGGCAGGTCGTGACTTGGTCGGTGAGTCAAAAACAGGTTCAGGAAAGACCCACACTTTCCTACTTCCCATTTTCCAGCAATTGGATGAAAAGAGCGATAGTGTGCAAGCAGTGATTACGGCTCCAAGTCGTGAGTTAGCTACTCAGATTTACCAAGCAGCTCGTCAGATTGCAGTCCACTCAGATGTTGAAGTCCGTGTGGTTAATTGTGTGGGTGGTACGGATAAGGCGCGTCAGATTGAAAAACTTGCCAGCAACCAACCACATATCGTTATCGGAACGCCAGGGCGTATCTATGACTTGGTCAAATCTGGTGATTTGGCTATTCACAAGGCTAAGACTTTTGTAATTGATGAAGCCGATATGACCTTGGATATGGGATTTTTGGAGACCGTTGATAAGATTGCAGGAAGTCTTCCAAAAAACTTGCAATTCATGGTTTTTTCAGCAACTATTCCAAAAAACTTGCAACCGTTCTTGAAAAAATACTTGTCAAATCCTGTCATGGAAAAAATCAAGACTAAGACAGTCATCTCAGATACGATTGACAATTGGTTGATTTCGACCAAGGGCCGCGACAAGAATGCTCAAATTTACCAGCTGACTCAGTTGATGCAGCCTTATTTGGCAATGATTTTTGTTAACACAAAAACACGTGCTGATGAGTTACATGCCTACTTGACTGCTCAAGGCTTGAAGGTAGCTAAGATTCATGGGGATATTGCTCCTCGCGAGCGCAAGCGGATTATGAATCAGGTGAAAAATCTGGATTTCGAGTACATTGTCGCAACAGACTTGGCGGCGCGTGGGATTGATATTGAAGGTGTCAGTCATGTTATCAATGATGCCATTCCGCAAGACTTGTCCTTCTTTGTACACCGAGTTGGACGGACTGGGCGCAACGGTCTACCTGGTACAGCTATTACTCTTTACCAGCCAAGTGATGACTCGGATATCCGTGAGTTGGAGAAATTAGGAATCAAGTTTACTCCTAAGATGGTCAAAGATGGAGAGTTTCAAGATACCTATGATCGTGATCGTCGTGCCAACCGTGAAAAGAAGCAGGATAAGCTTGATATCGAAATGATTGGTTTGGTCAAAAAGAAAAAGAAAAAAGTTAAACCGGGTTATAAGAAGAAAATCAAATGGGCGGTTGATGAAAAACGCCGCAAAACCAAGCGTGCTGAAAATCGCGCACGTGGCCGTGCAGAGCGGAAAGCCAAACGCCAAACATTTTAA
- the rpsF gene encoding 30S ribosomal protein S6 has product MAKYEILYIIRPNIEEEAKNALVARFDSILTDNGATVVESKSWEKRRLAYEIQDFREGLYHIVNVEANDDAALKEFDRLSKINADILRHMIVKLDA; this is encoded by the coding sequence ATGGCTAAATACGAAATTCTTTATATCATTCGTCCAAACATTGAAGAAGAAGCGAAAAACGCTTTGGTAGCACGTTTTGACTCTATCTTGACTGACAACGGTGCAACTGTTGTTGAATCAAAATCATGGGAAAAACGTCGTCTTGCATACGAAATCCAAGATTTCCGTGAAGGACTTTACCACATCGTTAACGTTGAAGCAAACGACGACGCAGCTCTTAAAGAGTTTGACCGTCTTTCAAAAATCAACGCTGACATTCTTCGTCACATGATCGTCAAACTTGACGCGTAA